The proteins below come from a single Spirochaetia bacterium 38H-sp genomic window:
- a CDS encoding cellulase family glycosylhydrolase, giving the protein MKQYGFNFLWAFSKEESGKNPQEPDKKALDFLAKHGFNFVRIPMDYRYWTNNFDYFKPDEAFFDYTDKYIEECRKRNIHICINIHRAPGYCINRNDIEKHNLWTDKEAQDAFVFYWETFAKRYKGISSEQLSFDLLNEPPEERQYGMTREIHRKVIKRTIEAIRKIDKERRIVIDGIGGGHLAMPEMADLGVVHSGRGYQPMAVSHYKAEWWIDSNKVTEAPQYPGTKWDGIIWNKESLRDFYKPWLEVAKTGVEIHIGEFGCYDKTDNKVALAWLSDLISLYKEWGWGYSLWNFEGPFGIIGHRREGARWEKIDGYLVDRDLLELLKP; this is encoded by the coding sequence ATGAAGCAATATGGATTTAACTTTCTATGGGCATTTTCAAAGGAAGAATCAGGGAAAAACCCTCAGGAACCAGATAAAAAAGCACTGGATTTTCTGGCAAAGCATGGATTTAACTTTGTAAGAATCCCCATGGACTACAGATACTGGACAAACAACTTTGACTATTTTAAACCTGATGAGGCTTTTTTTGACTACACTGACAAATACATAGAAGAATGTAGGAAAAGGAACATCCACATTTGCATAAACATCCACAGAGCACCGGGATACTGCATAAACAGAAACGACATAGAAAAACATAACCTCTGGACAGACAAAGAAGCACAAGACGCATTTGTATTCTACTGGGAAACCTTTGCAAAAAGATACAAAGGCATTTCATCCGAGCAACTCTCCTTTGACTTGCTTAACGAACCGCCGGAAGAAAGACAGTACGGGATGACAAGAGAAATACACAGAAAAGTTATAAAAAGAACAATAGAAGCCATAAGAAAAATAGACAAAGAAAGAAGAATCGTAATAGACGGAATAGGCGGAGGACATCTTGCCATGCCAGAAATGGCAGACTTAGGAGTAGTACACAGCGGAAGAGGCTACCAGCCAATGGCAGTAAGCCACTACAAAGCAGAATGGTGGATTGACAGCAATAAGGTAACAGAAGCGCCCCAGTATCCTGGGACAAAATGGGACGGCATAATATGGAACAAAGAAAGCCTCAGAGACTTTTATAAACCATGGCTGGAAGTAGCAAAAACTGGAGTAGAAATACATATAGGCGAGTTTGGTTGTTATGATAAGACTGACAACAAGGTTGCTCTTGCATGGCTTTCTGACTTGATATCTCTTTATAAAGAATGGGGATGGGGATATTCACTTTGGAATTTTGAAGGTCCATTTGGCATAATAGGACACAGACGAGAAGGTGCAAGATGGGAAAAGATAGACGGTTATCTTGTAGACAGAGACCTCCTAGAATTGTTAAAGCCTTAA
- a CDS encoding phospho-sugar mutase → MDISILKEKANLYVELETYSEFKDEVKKLVESESWDELNDRFYSELEFGTGGMRGVIGGGFMRMNPLMVRRATQGLANYIKKNAADNASVVIAYDSRNYSDVFSREAALVLCGNGIKTYIFTSLRPTPELSFAVRYLGATAGIVVTASHNPPAYNGYKVFWSDGSQVVSPQDKGIIEEVRKVTSDIVSMSIDEAKEKGLLVYIDKDVDEAYFAAVEKQITRPDVLKEHASELSVVYTPLHGAGRVPVETVLKKYGVDVFTVPEQREPDGNFPTVDYPNPEEASAMALALKYGKERKADVVMGTDPDSDRLGIAVPDASGEYVLVTGNQLGVLINDYILSSRKELGKLPPNPAVIKTVVTTNMQRKVAEYYGAACFDVLTGFKNIAAQIREFEKNNSYTYICGGEESYGYLIGSDVRDKDAVSAAVVTVEMTLYYRMQGKSLLDRLNELYKIHGYYEELLITKTFPGESGMKQMREIMDSMRNTPPSEFAGSRVVKIKDYLDGTTLDVVSGRKEKDINLPSSNVLQFIMDDESVVSARPSGTEPKIKFYASCTEKVDGNLDAAKAKVKAKLDKIREKINSLIP, encoded by the coding sequence ATGGATATTTCTATTTTGAAGGAAAAGGCTAATCTCTATGTTGAGCTTGAGACATATTCTGAGTTTAAGGATGAGGTCAAAAAGCTTGTGGAGTCAGAGTCGTGGGATGAGCTTAATGATAGGTTTTATTCCGAGCTTGAGTTTGGTACTGGAGGTATGCGTGGGGTTATTGGCGGCGGTTTTATGAGGATGAATCCTCTTATGGTAAGAAGGGCTACTCAGGGACTTGCCAATTATATAAAGAAAAATGCAGCCGATAATGCCTCTGTTGTTATTGCTTATGATTCTAGAAATTATTCTGATGTTTTTTCTCGTGAGGCTGCTTTGGTTCTATGCGGCAATGGGATTAAGACTTATATTTTTACTTCTCTAAGACCGACTCCGGAGCTTTCTTTTGCCGTAAGATATCTTGGAGCTACTGCGGGTATTGTTGTGACTGCTTCCCATAATCCTCCTGCTTATAATGGATATAAGGTTTTCTGGTCGGATGGGTCTCAGGTTGTTTCTCCTCAGGATAAGGGAATTATAGAAGAGGTGAGAAAGGTTACTTCTGATATTGTTTCTATGTCTATAGATGAGGCTAAGGAAAAGGGGCTTCTTGTTTATATAGATAAGGATGTTGACGAGGCTTATTTTGCTGCTGTTGAAAAACAGATTACAAGGCCGGATGTTCTCAAAGAGCATGCAAGCGAACTTTCTGTAGTTTATACGCCTCTTCATGGAGCTGGTAGGGTTCCTGTTGAGACTGTTCTTAAAAAATACGGTGTTGATGTTTTTACTGTGCCGGAACAGCGTGAGCCAGATGGTAATTTCCCGACTGTTGATTATCCTAATCCGGAAGAAGCTAGTGCCATGGCTCTTGCCTTAAAATACGGAAAAGAGAGAAAGGCCGATGTTGTTATGGGTACGGATCCGGATTCTGATAGGCTTGGGATTGCCGTTCCGGATGCCTCGGGAGAATATGTGCTTGTAACGGGTAATCAGCTTGGTGTGCTTATCAATGATTATATCTTGTCATCCAGAAAAGAGCTGGGTAAGCTTCCGCCCAATCCTGCTGTTATAAAGACTGTTGTCACTACCAATATGCAGAGAAAGGTTGCGGAGTATTATGGTGCTGCTTGTTTTGATGTTCTAACAGGTTTTAAAAATATTGCGGCACAGATAAGAGAGTTTGAGAAGAATAATAGCTATACTTATATCTGTGGCGGAGAAGAAAGTTATGGATATCTTATAGGTTCTGATGTGCGTGATAAGGATGCTGTTTCTGCTGCTGTTGTTACAGTGGAGATGACCCTTTACTACAGGATGCAGGGTAAGAGTCTTCTTGACAGACTCAATGAACTTTATAAGATTCATGGTTATTACGAGGAGCTCCTCATTACCAAGACTTTTCCTGGCGAAAGTGGCATGAAACAGATGAGAGAAATTATGGACAGCATGAGAAATACTCCTCCTTCTGAGTTTGCCGGCTCAAGAGTTGTAAAGATAAAGGATTATCTTGATGGTACTACGCTTGATGTTGTGAGCGGAAGAAAAGAAAAGGATATAAATCTTCCATCTTCTAATGTTCTTCAGTTTATTATGGATGATGAGAGTGTTGTGAGCGCAAGGCCAAGTGGTACTGAGCCTAAGATAAAGTTTTATGCTTCCTGTACGGAGAAGGTTGATGGTAATCTTGATGCGGCAAAGGCTAAGGTCAAGGCAAAGCTCGATAAGATAAGGGAGAAAATAAACTCTCTTATTCCATAA
- the tyrS gene encoding tyrosine--tRNA ligase: MNKALEVLSERGMLQQCTDLEGLSDLMDRGQVTFYLGMDPTGPSLHAGHLVPLFAAYHLVNAGHKAILVMGGGTARIGDPSGKTEMRKMLTIEQINNNVESIRKQVEHFFKVDGEQAIIVNNADWLANLNYIDFLRDIGRHFSVNRMLSFETYKARLETGLSFIEFNYQLLQSYDFLVLNQKYNCSLQIGGDDQWGNIVAGIDLIRRVESKEAYGLTVPLVTRSDGKKMGKTEKGALFLDPNLVSPYEFFQYWRNVPDSDVNKLLKFYTLLPVEEIDQLTSYDDERINKAKERLAYELTALIHSKEEAEKALEAARAAFGGGGKDRSAIPTTEIPMVEIEQGINIVELFARTGLSASKSEARRLITQGGAYIGDNKIADLEAKVDKTHIDQDGEILLRAGKKRYHRIIVK, encoded by the coding sequence ATGAACAAAGCATTGGAAGTCCTGTCAGAAAGAGGCATGCTCCAACAGTGTACAGATCTGGAAGGCCTGTCGGATCTTATGGATAGAGGGCAGGTTACCTTTTATTTAGGAATGGACCCCACAGGACCTAGTCTGCATGCAGGGCATCTTGTTCCTCTCTTTGCTGCATACCATCTTGTAAACGCAGGGCATAAAGCAATACTTGTTATGGGTGGAGGAACAGCCAGAATAGGCGACCCTTCCGGCAAGACAGAAATGAGAAAGATGCTCACGATAGAGCAGATAAACAATAACGTAGAATCCATAAGAAAACAGGTAGAGCATTTTTTCAAAGTTGACGGTGAGCAGGCAATAATAGTCAACAATGCAGATTGGCTTGCAAATCTCAACTATATAGACTTTCTTAGAGATATAGGCAGACACTTCTCTGTAAACAGGATGTTGAGCTTTGAGACCTACAAAGCAAGGCTGGAGACAGGACTCTCCTTTATAGAGTTTAACTATCAGCTTTTACAATCCTATGACTTTTTGGTTCTCAATCAGAAATACAACTGCAGCCTCCAGATAGGAGGTGATGACCAGTGGGGAAACATAGTGGCGGGTATAGACCTAATCCGCAGAGTAGAGTCCAAGGAGGCCTACGGACTCACCGTTCCTCTTGTGACCCGCTCCGATGGTAAAAAAATGGGGAAAACAGAAAAGGGTGCCCTATTTTTGGATCCTAATCTGGTAAGCCCCTATGAGTTCTTCCAATACTGGAGAAACGTTCCTGATTCGGATGTCAACAAACTTCTCAAGTTTTACACGTTGTTGCCAGTAGAAGAAATAGATCAGCTCACATCATATGACGACGAACGCATAAACAAGGCAAAAGAGCGCCTTGCATACGAGCTGACAGCACTTATCCATAGCAAAGAAGAAGCAGAAAAAGCTCTGGAAGCAGCCCGTGCAGCCTTTGGTGGCGGTGGCAAGGACAGAAGTGCGATACCCACGACAGAAATCCCAATGGTAGAAATTGAGCAGGGTATAAACATAGTGGAGCTATTTGCTCGTACAGGACTCTCTGCCTCAAAGAGCGAAGCACGGCGACTAATCACTCAGGGCGGAGCCTACATAGGAGACAACAAAATTGCTGATTTAGAAGCAAAAGTAGACAAAACCCACATAGATCAGGACGGAGAAATTCTCTTGCGGGCAGGAAAAAAACGCTATCATAGAATAATCGTAAAATAA
- a CDS encoding phosphoribosyltransferase family protein codes for MESNFKQIVREAFFYLFPSFCIVCNMPVETCYSFRLCKRCRQELLYVRDWEVAEFEKKLPNVDAFLSVFLYAGTFKKLLWLYKEKGMRQVANLFYEHVLNLILSSGFLYPVVSVPSRPARIKKRGFCHTGLLADRLNGYFRYKPGISLVFSDKATNIVSQKELSAEERRKAVEGRFAASAEAVYCEESVILLDDVCTTGSTLNECASVLKTSGVRRVVALTLAIEL; via the coding sequence ATGGAAAGCAATTTTAAACAAATAGTAAGAGAAGCTTTCTTTTATCTTTTTCCTTCTTTTTGCATAGTCTGCAATATGCCTGTGGAAACTTGTTATAGTTTTCGTCTGTGCAAGCGCTGCAGACAGGAGCTCCTTTATGTAAGGGATTGGGAAGTTGCTGAGTTTGAGAAAAAACTTCCCAATGTAGATGCTTTTTTATCTGTTTTTCTATACGCTGGTACATTCAAAAAACTCTTATGGCTTTATAAAGAAAAGGGGATGAGACAGGTTGCTAATCTTTTTTATGAGCATGTATTAAATTTGATACTATCAAGTGGTTTTCTTTATCCTGTTGTTAGCGTTCCTTCTCGTCCTGCGCGGATAAAAAAAAGAGGGTTTTGTCATACTGGTCTGCTAGCAGATAGGCTCAATGGATATTTTAGGTATAAACCGGGTATTTCTCTTGTTTTTTCCGATAAAGCCACAAATATTGTTTCTCAAAAGGAGTTGTCTGCCGAGGAAAGGCGAAAGGCGGTGGAGGGCAGGTTTGCTGCATCTGCAGAGGCTGTATACTGTGAAGAATCCGTAATTCTTTTGGATGATGTTTGCACAACAGGTTCTACTCTAAACGAATGTGCATCTGTTCTGAAGACCTCTGGAGTAAGAAGGGTTGTCGCCCTCACTCTTGCTATAGAATTATAA
- a CDS encoding redox-sensing transcriptional repressor Rex, whose translation MKQHKLLNLPSIRRLPSYLQVVKTAMEEGKEYISGTYISQELELEAIQVRKDLALTGIMGRPRMGYPVKELINAIESFLQWNTDQYACVVGAGNLGQALLGFNELKKHKLHIVAAFDVDKSKIGKKFHGTEVFSLDEIGKKIKELGFNMAILTVPQESAQETAEILADNGIKAIWNFTNIKLKLPSDIIVQQEDLSSGYAVLSVKMARFS comes from the coding sequence GTGAAACAACATAAATTGCTAAACCTTCCGAGCATAAGACGTCTACCTTCCTATCTGCAGGTTGTAAAAACCGCCATGGAAGAGGGAAAGGAATACATATCAGGCACATATATTTCCCAAGAGCTTGAGCTTGAGGCAATACAGGTAAGAAAGGATCTTGCTTTAACCGGTATAATGGGCAGACCCCGAATGGGCTATCCCGTGAAGGAACTCATAAATGCCATAGAAAGCTTTCTACAGTGGAATACAGACCAGTATGCTTGTGTGGTAGGTGCAGGAAATCTGGGACAAGCTCTTTTGGGATTTAACGAGCTAAAAAAACATAAGCTACATATTGTTGCGGCTTTTGATGTGGATAAAAGCAAGATAGGTAAAAAATTTCATGGAACAGAGGTTTTTTCTCTGGATGAGATTGGAAAAAAAATAAAAGAGCTTGGCTTTAATATGGCAATACTTACTGTACCACAAGAGAGCGCTCAAGAGACAGCAGAGATTCTTGCTGATAATGGTATAAAGGCTATCTGGAATTTTACCAACATTAAGCTAAAGCTGCCTTCAGATATTATTGTCCAACAGGAAGATTTGTCATCAGGATATGCTGTTCTGTCTGTAAAGATGGCAAGGTTTTCTTAA
- the gltX gene encoding glutamate--tRNA ligase encodes MAVRVRYAPSPTGLQHIGGLRTALFNYFFARSAGGTFILRIEDTDRERYDERALEDIFDTFRWLGIDWDEGPGKGGDFGPYFQSERRELYEEHARRLVDMGMAYYCFCTPERLEKLRQERGKGKASGYDRHCRNLSQSEVDSMLAEGRPYVIRLKVPLEGETFFSDVLLGDVSYANTDINPDPVLLKSDGFPTYHLANVVDDHLMEITHILRAQEWIPSTPLHVLIYKAFGWEPPVYCHLPMVLGEDGQKLSKRHGATSVLEFRKQGYLAEALVNYVSLLGWSYDDSTEFFSREDLERVFSIERLNKSPAVFDYKKLDWFNGVYIRKKTDEELFELLLPYAIDYGLVSKEPSDEEKKKLLGAVPIIKERLRVLSDVGPMLEFLFKGLPEYEPSMLIHKKSDKQKTLSALEAIKGFLHGYEGRSHDENENGFRELADSLGIKLGLLLMPLRVAITGSTVSPPLLESIYLMGEDEAIRRVDAAYTKLVDWNEE; translated from the coding sequence ATGGCTGTGAGGGTGAGGTATGCGCCTTCTCCTACGGGCTTGCAGCATATAGGCGGGCTCAGGACTGCGTTGTTTAATTATTTTTTTGCAAGGTCTGCCGGCGGGACTTTTATTCTTAGGATAGAGGATACTGACCGTGAGCGTTATGATGAGAGGGCTCTTGAGGATATTTTTGATACTTTTAGATGGTTGGGGATTGATTGGGATGAAGGGCCTGGTAAAGGCGGGGATTTTGGTCCTTATTTTCAGTCAGAGCGCAGAGAGCTTTATGAGGAGCATGCCAGACGGCTTGTAGATATGGGGATGGCTTACTATTGTTTTTGTACTCCAGAAAGGCTCGAAAAGCTTAGACAGGAGCGTGGTAAAGGTAAGGCTAGTGGGTATGACAGGCATTGCCGCAATCTTTCTCAGAGTGAGGTTGATTCTATGCTTGCAGAGGGCAGGCCTTATGTTATCCGTCTAAAGGTTCCACTGGAAGGGGAAACTTTTTTTTCTGATGTGCTTCTCGGTGATGTGTCTTATGCTAATACTGATATCAATCCCGATCCTGTTTTGCTAAAATCAGATGGTTTCCCTACCTATCATCTTGCAAATGTGGTGGATGATCATCTTATGGAGATAACTCATATTCTGCGGGCGCAAGAATGGATTCCTTCTACGCCTCTTCATGTTTTGATTTATAAGGCTTTTGGCTGGGAGCCCCCGGTTTATTGCCATCTGCCTATGGTGCTTGGTGAGGATGGACAGAAGCTGTCTAAGCGTCATGGTGCCACCAGCGTGCTTGAGTTTAGAAAGCAGGGGTATCTTGCCGAGGCACTTGTCAATTATGTTTCTTTGCTTGGTTGGTCTTATGATGATTCTACCGAGTTTTTTTCCAGAGAAGACTTGGAGAGGGTTTTTTCCATAGAGAGACTTAACAAGTCTCCAGCTGTTTTTGATTATAAGAAGCTTGATTGGTTTAATGGTGTCTATATAAGAAAAAAAACAGATGAAGAACTTTTTGAACTTCTTTTGCCTTATGCAATAGACTATGGTCTTGTTTCTAAGGAACCATCAGATGAGGAAAAGAAAAAGCTTCTTGGTGCAGTGCCAATTATAAAGGAAAGGCTAAGGGTTCTTTCTGATGTGGGACCTATGTTGGAGTTTTTATTTAAAGGTCTTCCCGAGTATGAGCCTTCTATGTTGATCCATAAGAAGTCAGATAAGCAAAAAACTCTTTCTGCTCTTGAGGCTATAAAAGGATTTTTGCATGGATATGAGGGCAGGAGCCATGATGAAAATGAGAATGGCTTTCGTGAGTTGGCAGACAGCCTGGGTATAAAACTGGGGCTGCTTCTTATGCCTCTAAGGGTTGCTATAACCGGTTCTACAGTATCTCCGCCTCTTCTTGAATCCATTTATCTTATGGGTGAGGATGAGGCTATCCGCAGAGTTGATGCTGCGTATACAAAGCTTGTCGATTGGAATGAGGAGTAA
- the mutS gene encoding DNA mismatch repair protein MutS, translating to MAKSTDTPMMRQYAELKKKHREEILFFRLGDFYEMFAEDAKVASRILGITLTQRNGVPMCGIPFHAASGYISKLIKAGKKVAIAEQTELPQKGNKIVNREVIEVISPGTVIDENLLEGDKNNYIVCLSPVKKGVSFSCMEVSTGDLFSTVFEENIEETLSREIARLSPSELIIPESVFESKSVRNILEINNLYINRFPDWYFDKDSSYQKLLDIFGTINLKAYGLDYDSSELVSLGPLLRYVEENLKSVLRHVKKIVPYDNKDFLVLNETTIRNLELLCNLSDSTEKFSLYSVINNTCTPLGARALRSWILFPLVNVDEIHKRQNAVAELYHSQIMLSSIRDMLKSVLDLERLSSRVALDKAHAKDLYAIAVSLRKYKEIWDILLDNPVFSFFLCDVSIVNAAEKVSSLIFSAIKENPSINFNEGNIIREGYDDRIDRLRELKENSKFFLDSYMEEEKKSTNISNLKLKYNKIIGYFFEVSKSNIKNVPDYFIPRQTLVQSARYTTDKLMELETQISEAEEKLIELEYEIFVSVLKTVQQSIAHLFAIAKSIASIDVLQSLAFSATRYGYVRPVLKNNRNLKIKGGRHPIVEAYSSSAFVPNDLNISEGQPFFHIITGPNMSGKSTYLRQNALIVLMAQIGSFVPADEAEIGVVDKIFCRIGASDNLTKGESTFLVEMNETAFILHNASEKSLIIMDEVGRGTGTTDGLAIAKAVCEYIINYVKARTLFATHFHELTALDYKEVANKSLMIKETESDIIFLKKIIDKPAERSYGIHVAKLAGVPDWVFNRALELEKILVSESNYSQSITGLEQGLLFNLSDSIIEEIKAADINNITPLKAFKMLEKWKAILNK from the coding sequence ATGGCAAAAAGCACGGATACCCCCATGATGCGTCAATATGCCGAACTTAAAAAGAAGCACAGGGAAGAAATACTTTTTTTCAGATTGGGGGATTTTTATGAGATGTTTGCCGAAGATGCAAAGGTCGCAAGTAGAATACTTGGGATAACACTTACCCAGAGGAACGGAGTACCTATGTGTGGTATTCCGTTCCATGCTGCTTCGGGATATATATCCAAGCTTATCAAGGCTGGTAAAAAAGTAGCAATTGCAGAACAGACAGAGTTGCCTCAAAAAGGTAACAAGATTGTAAACAGAGAAGTAATTGAGGTCATAAGTCCTGGAACAGTGATAGATGAGAATCTTCTTGAGGGAGATAAGAATAATTATATAGTTTGTTTGTCTCCTGTAAAAAAAGGAGTTTCTTTTTCTTGTATGGAGGTGTCTACAGGTGATCTTTTTTCTACTGTTTTTGAAGAAAATATAGAAGAAACTCTCTCAAGAGAAATAGCAAGGCTTTCTCCTAGCGAACTTATTATCCCTGAATCTGTTTTTGAATCTAAGTCCGTAAGAAATATTCTGGAAATAAACAATCTGTATATTAATAGATTCCCAGATTGGTATTTTGATAAGGATTCGTCTTATCAAAAGCTGCTGGATATATTTGGTACTATAAATCTCAAGGCTTACGGACTTGATTATGATTCTTCCGAACTTGTAAGTCTGGGACCATTACTGAGATATGTGGAGGAGAATCTCAAATCTGTTTTAAGACATGTAAAGAAAATAGTTCCCTATGATAATAAGGATTTCCTTGTTTTAAACGAGACTACAATAAGGAATCTGGAACTATTGTGTAATCTTTCGGATTCTACAGAAAAATTTTCTTTATATTCTGTTATCAATAATACTTGTACTCCACTGGGTGCAAGAGCTTTACGATCTTGGATACTTTTTCCTCTTGTGAATGTGGATGAGATACATAAAAGACAGAATGCTGTGGCAGAGCTGTATCACAGTCAGATTATGCTTTCCTCTATACGTGATATGTTAAAATCAGTTTTGGATCTGGAAAGACTTTCTTCTCGTGTTGCTCTTGACAAAGCTCATGCCAAGGATTTATATGCTATTGCTGTATCTTTACGCAAATATAAAGAAATCTGGGATATATTATTAGATAATCCTGTTTTTTCTTTTTTTCTTTGTGATGTTTCTATTGTAAATGCGGCCGAGAAAGTAAGCAGCCTTATTTTTTCTGCGATAAAAGAAAATCCTTCTATCAATTTTAACGAGGGAAATATAATAAGAGAAGGTTATGATGATAGAATTGATAGGCTCAGAGAGCTCAAAGAAAACAGCAAATTTTTTCTTGACTCTTATATGGAAGAAGAAAAAAAATCTACAAACATAAGCAATCTTAAACTGAAATATAACAAGATTATAGGGTACTTCTTTGAGGTGTCCAAATCTAATATAAAAAATGTACCTGATTATTTTATTCCGAGGCAGACTCTTGTTCAGTCAGCTCGTTATACCACTGATAAGCTTATGGAGCTAGAAACACAGATTTCTGAAGCAGAAGAAAAGCTTATAGAGCTGGAATATGAGATTTTTGTTTCTGTTCTTAAAACAGTTCAGCAGTCGATAGCTCATTTGTTTGCAATAGCAAAGTCTATAGCCAGTATAGATGTGCTTCAATCTCTTGCTTTTTCTGCAACACGGTACGGATATGTAAGACCAGTATTAAAAAATAACAGAAATCTCAAGATAAAAGGTGGCAGACATCCTATTGTAGAGGCTTATTCTTCTTCTGCTTTTGTTCCCAATGATTTAAACATATCAGAGGGACAGCCTTTTTTTCATATAATAACAGGTCCCAACATGTCCGGCAAATCTACGTATCTCAGGCAGAATGCCCTTATCGTTCTTATGGCACAGATTGGTTCTTTTGTTCCTGCCGATGAGGCAGAAATAGGGGTTGTGGATAAGATATTCTGCAGAATTGGCGCCAGTGATAATCTTACTAAGGGGGAATCTACTTTTCTTGTGGAAATGAATGAGACAGCTTTTATACTTCATAATGCCTCGGAGAAAAGCCTTATTATAATGGATGAGGTAGGGCGTGGGACAGGAACAACAGACGGGCTAGCTATAGCAAAAGCTGTCTGCGAGTATATAATCAATTATGTAAAAGCAAGGACTCTATTTGCTACTCATTTTCACGAGCTTACTGCATTGGATTATAAAGAGGTTGCCAATAAGAGTCTTATGATAAAGGAAACCGAGTCTGATATCATTTTTTTGAAAAAAATAATAGACAAGCCTGCAGAACGTTCTTATGGCATACATGTGGCAAAGCTGGCAGGTGTTCCTGACTGGGTTTTTAATAGAGCGTTGGAGCTTGAAAAAATTCTTGTTTCCGAAAGCAATTATTCCCAATCAATCACAGGACTTGAACAGGGGCTTTTATTTAATTTGTCTGATTCTATTATCGAGGAGATAAAGGCTGCTGATATCAACAATATAACCCCGCTTAAGGCCTTTAAAATGCTTGAAAAATGGAAAGCAATTTTAAACAAATAG
- a CDS encoding glycine--tRNA ligase has translation MEKITLDTIVSLCKRRGFVFQSSEIYGGLASAWDYGPLGVELKNNIQRFWWNEMVRSRRNIVGLDAAILMHPRVWEASGHVENFHDPLVDCKQCKSRFRADQIDLTAACPVCGTKDSFTEPRQFNLMFKTHLGPVEDESNIVYLRPETAQGIYVNYKNCVQTSRVKVPFGIAQVGKAFRNEIVTKNFIFRTCEFEQMEMQFFVKPSEDKKWFDYWKETRMEYYKKLGIRPDKLRFHPHGPDELAHYAKEAVDIEYEFPMGWRELEGIHNRTDFDLSRHSEYSGKDLTYLDDQTKERFVPYIIETSAGLTRSVLMVLSDAYEEETLENGETRTVLRFHPLIAPVTVGVFPLVKKDGLSEYAMELEEELREHFSTFYDESGAIGRRYRRQDEIGTPYCITVDYDTKENDTVTLRYRDSMEQVRIHKNEIVDTIKQAIKDYKRVGV, from the coding sequence ATGGAAAAAATTACGCTGGATACTATAGTTTCTCTATGTAAGAGAAGAGGTTTTGTTTTTCAGTCAAGTGAAATTTATGGAGGTCTTGCTTCTGCCTGGGATTATGGTCCTCTTGGGGTTGAACTCAAGAACAATATTCAAAGATTCTGGTGGAATGAGATGGTAAGAAGCAGAAGGAATATTGTCGGACTTGATGCCGCAATCCTTATGCATCCGCGTGTATGGGAAGCTTCTGGACATGTGGAAAACTTTCATGACCCGCTTGTAGATTGTAAACAGTGTAAGAGCCGTTTTAGAGCGGATCAGATAGATCTTACTGCTGCCTGTCCTGTTTGTGGCACAAAGGACAGTTTTACTGAGCCCAGACAGTTTAACCTGATGTTTAAGACACATTTGGGACCGGTTGAAGATGAAAGCAATATCGTGTATCTGCGTCCGGAAACCGCTCAGGGTATATATGTAAACTATAAAAACTGTGTTCAGACTAGCAGGGTAAAGGTTCCTTTTGGTATTGCACAGGTTGGTAAGGCTTTTAGAAACGAGATTGTAACCAAGAACTTTATTTTCAGAACTTGTGAGTTTGAGCAAATGGAGATGCAGTTTTTTGTAAAGCCATCAGAGGATAAGAAGTGGTTTGACTACTGGAAAGAAACAAGGATGGAATATTATAAGAAATTGGGTATAAGACCTGATAAACTCAGGTTCCATCCTCATGGCCCGGATGAGCTTGCCCACTATGCAAAGGAAGCTGTAGATATAGAATATGAGTTCCCTATGGGATGGCGTGAGCTTGAGGGAATACATAATCGTACTGATTTTGACCTTTCTCGACACTCCGAGTATTCCGGTAAAGACCTTACATATCTTGATGACCAGACTAAGGAACGCTTTGTTCCCTATATAATAGAAACATCTGCAGGACTTACCAGAAGTGTTCTTATGGTTCTCTCCGATGCATACGAAGAAGAAACACTTGAAAATGGAGAAACAAGAACAGTTCTTAGGTTCCATCCGCTTATAGCCCCTGTAACAGTAGGTGTGTTTCCTCTTGTAAAGAAAGATGGACTTTCAGAGTATGCTATGGAGTTGGAGGAAGAACTCAGAGAGCATTTTTCCACTTTTTACGATGAAAGCGGTGCAATAGGAAGACGTTATAGAAGACAGGATGAGATAGGAACTCCTTATTGTATAACAGTTGACTACGATACAAAGGAGAACGATACGGTAACACTTCGATACCGCGATAGTATGGAGCAAGTCCGTATACACAAAAACGAGATTGTGGACACAATCAAGCAGGCAATCAAAGACTACAAGAGGGTCGGAGTATGA